A single Nomascus leucogenys isolate Asia chromosome 14, Asia_NLE_v1, whole genome shotgun sequence DNA region contains:
- the SPHK1 gene encoding sphingosine kinase 1, which produces MDPAGGPWGVLPRPCRVLVLLNPRGGKGKALQLFRSHVQPLLAEAEISFTLMLTERRNHARELVRSEELGRWDALVVMSGDGLMHEVVNGLMERSDWETAIRKPLCSLPAGSGNALAASLNHYAGYEQVTNEDLLTNCTLLLCRRLLSPMNLLSLRTASGLRLFSVLSLAWGFIADVDLESEKYRRLGEMRFTLGTFLRLAALRTYRGRLAYLPVGRVGSKTPASPVVVQQGPVDAHLVPLEEPVPSHWTVVPDQDFVLVLALLHSHLGSEMFAAPMGRCAAGVMHLFYVRAGVSRAMLLRLFLAMEKGRHMEYECPYLVYVPVVAFRLEPKDGRGVFAVDGELMVSEAVQGQVHPNYFWMVSGCVDPPPSWKPQQTPPPEEPL; this is translated from the exons ATGGATCCAG CGGGCGGCCCCTGGGGCGTGCTCCCGCGGCCCTGCCGCGTGCTGGTGCTGCTGAACCCGCGCGGCGGCAAGGGCAAGGCCCTGCAGCTCTTCCGGAGTCACGTGCAGCCCCTTTTGGCTGAGGCTGAAATCTCCTTCACGCTGATGCTCACTG AGCGGCGGAACCATGCGCGGGAGCTGGTGCGGTCGGAGGAGCTGGGCCGCTGGGACGCTCTGGTGGTCATGTCTGGAGACGGGCTGATGCACGAG GTGGTGAACGGGCTCATGGAGCGGTCTGACTGGGAGACCGCCATCCGGAAGCCCCTGTGTAGCCTCCCAGCAGGCTCTGGCAACGCGCTGGCAGCTTCCTTGAACCATTATGCTGG CTATGAGCAGGTCACCAATGAAGACCTCCTGACCAACTGCACGCTGTTGCTGTGCCGCCGGCTACTGTCACCCATGAACCTGCTGTCTCTGCGCACGGCTTCGGGGCTGCGCCTCTTCTCTGTGCTCAGCCTGGCCTGGGGCTTCATTGCTGATGTGGACCTAGAGAGTGAGAAGTATCGGCGTCTGGGGGAGATGCGCTTCACTCTGGGCACCTTCCTGCGTCTGGCAGCCCTGCGCACCTACCGCGGCCGACTGGCCTACCTCCCTGTAGGAAGAGTCGGCTCTAAGACACCTGCCTCCCCCGTTGTGGTCCAGCAGGGCCCCGTAGATGCACACCTTGTGCCACTGGAGGAGCCAGTGCCCTCTCACTGGACAGTGGTGCCTGACCAGGACTTTGTACTAGTCCTGGCGCTGCTGCACTCACACCTGGGCAGTGAGATGTTTGCTGCACCCATGGGCCGCTGTGCAGCTGGTGTCATGCATCTGTTCTACGTGCGAGCCGGAGTGTCTCGGGCCATGCTGCTGCGCCTCTTCCTGGCCATGGAGAAGGGCAGGCATATGGAGTATGAATGCCCCTACTTGGTATATGTCCCCGTGGTCGCCTTCCGCTTGGAGCCCAAGGATGGGAGAGGTGTGTTTGCAGTGGATGGGGAATTGATGGTTAGCGAGGCCGTGCAGGGCCAGGTGCACCCAAACTACTTCTGGATGGTCAGTGGTTGCGTGGATCCCCCACCCAGCTGGAAGCCCCAGCAGACGCCACCTCCAGAAGAGCCCTTATGA